The DNA window ATTCCTTCAAAAGTAGCTTTTATACCAAACTTATTTCCTTACTTTTGTGGCTCAAAAAAACAAAAACACTATGAGTTCATTTGACGTAGTCATTATAGGTTCTGGTCCAGGCGGATATGTTTCGGCTATTCGTTGTGCACAACTAGGTTTCAAGACCGCTATTATCGAAAAATATTCGACACTTGGAGGAACTTGCCTCAATGTCGGTTGTATTCCATCCAAAGCATTGTTGGCATCATCGCATCATTACAGTGAGATTGCTCATTTTGCCGATCACGGAATAGAAGTTTCTGGCGAAGTGAAAGTGAATTTAGAGAAAATGATTGCTCGAAAACAGGCAGTCGTTGACCAAACATCTGGTGGCGTAAAGTTCCTTATGGATAAAAACAACATCACGGTTCTGGAAGGATTGGGGTCTTTTGTAGATGCCACTCACGTAGCCGTTACCAAAGCAGATGGCACTTCAGAAACTGTAGAAGCTAAAAATATCATTATTGCGACAGGTTCTAAACCCTCGTCGTTGCCGTTTATCAAAATCGATAAAGAAAGAATCATCACTTCAACCGAAGCCTTGAAATTGAAAGAAGTGCCAAAACACCTTGTCATCATTGGTGGTGGTGTTATCGGAATTGAATTGGGTCAAGTGTATTTGCGATTGGGAGCACAAGTTTCGGTAGTAGAATTTATGGACCGAATTATTCCAGGAATGGATGCTGCTTTGTCAAAAGAATTGACCAAAGTCTTGAAAAAACAAGGAATGAAATTCTACGTTTCCCACAAAGTAAAATCGGTTGAAAGAAAAGGAGACAATGTTACGGTTCAAGCAGAAAATGCAAAAGGAGAAACTATCACCCTCGAAGGCGATTATTCTTTGGTATCAGTAGGCCGTCGTCCATACACTGATGGGTTGAATGCCGATAAAGCTGGAGTAAAAATTTCAGACAGAGGAATGGTGGAAGTAAACGACCATTTGCAAACGAATATTCCAAATATTTATGCAATTGGCGATGTAGTTCGTGGCGCAATGTTGGCTCACAAAGCCGAAGAAGAAGGAACAATGATTGCCGAAATCTTGGCAGGTCAAAAACCACACATCAATTATAATTTAATTCCCGGAGTAGTTTATACTTGGCCAGAAGTAGCTGCTGTGGGGCAAACCGAAGAGCAATTGAAAGCCTCTGGAGTGGAATTCAAATCAGGAAGTTTTCCTTTCAAAGCATTAGGAAGAGCGAGAGCTGGCGGAGACTTGGACGGATTTGTGAAAATTCTTGCCGACGCCAAAACCGATGAAGTTTTGGGAGTTCATATGATTGGTGCTCGTTGTGCCGATTTGATTGCAGAAGCGGTTACCGCAATGGAATTCAAAGCATCTGCGGAAGATATTTCAAGAATGAGTCACGCCCATCCAACATTTGCGGAAGCTATAAAAGAAGCGGCATTGGCAGCTACTGATAATAGAGCGTTGCACGTTTAGTACGATACCTCAAAACAATATGCAAACCCGACAAGTTTTGAAACTTGTCGGGTTTGTTTTTTATGCTGCGAATAAACTTTTGTAATTATCCCAATGTCTATAAATTAAAAATATGTTTCCAATAAACATAAATAGCGCAATTGGAATTCCTTCTGGAGTCAAAAAGAAATTTATGAATAAAATGTTAACCGTTATAGGTAGAATCAAGATGTTTGCCAAGGTTACGTATTTCCCAGTAACAAATGATAATCCGCAAAGTAATTCGATTGATTTTGCCAGCGGCATTAAATACGTTGAGGCAACAAGACCGATTTGAAAAGCTTTGAAATCACCCGTAGTTGTTGGTTCAGGCATTAGTTTTAAAAAGAAGCCAATAGAAGCAAAAAGAAGTAAAAGACCAATTAATGTTCGAATAATAATGGTTGCAATTTTCATAATATGCTGTTTTAAAGGTTAATAATAGTATAAATGTAACGAAAAATTTCATTAAAATTTATTGTAATTTTGAATTTTAAAAACATTTCAATTCTTTGAGAACTTCCATTATAAAACAAATAGCGAATCCAACCCAATTCAAGCAGCAACTATTGACTTGGGCACAACAATTTAGGGAAGTTGTTTTTTTGGATAGTAACGATTATCCCCAAAAACATTCCAGTTACGATTGCATACTTGCCGTAGATGCTTTTACCTCTATAAAAACCGATTATCATAACGCTTTTGAAGATTTAAAACAATACCAACAAGTAACCAAAGATTGGATTTTTGGGTATTTATCGTATGATTTGAAAAACGATGTTGAGGTTTTACATTCCAATAATTTTGATGGCTTGGATTTTCCAGATTTGTTTTTCTTTCAACCTAAGAAATTAGTTGCGTTAAAAGGGAACCAACTCGAAATTCAATATCTCAATATATGCGATGATGAAGTCGAAGAAGACCTGATTGCTATTATTGAAACGCAACACCCAACACCCAACACCCAGCACCCAACAACTATTATTCAACGCATTTCAAAAGAAAATTATCTGGATAAAGTCTCTAATTTGCTAGAACACATTCATCGTGGGGATATTTACGAGGCTAATTTTTGTATGGAGTTTTTTGCCGAGAATGCAGAAATTAATCCATTAGAAAAATATTTCAAACTAAATGCTATTTCTAAATCTCCGCAAGCAGTTTTTTTAAAAAATAACAAACAATTTTTGCTTTGTGCTTCGCCAGAACGCTATATAAAAAAAGAAGGAGATTTGATTATTTCTCAACCCATCAAAGGAACAGCCAAACGTTTTAGAGACCCAATCGAGGACGAAAAATCTAAATATTCATTAGCTTCTGACCCAAAGGAACGCGCCGAAAACATAATGGTTACGGATTTGGTTCGCAATGATATGTCCCGTACTGCTCAAAAAGGTTCGGTAGCAGTGGAGGAATTATGCGGTATTTATTCTTTCGAGCAAGTACACCAAATGATTTCGACTGTCATTTCAAAACTAGACAGTTCATACACCGCCGTTGATGTTCTCAAAACCACTTTTCCTATGGGAAGTATGACGGGTACTCCCAAGGTTTCCGTACTCAAAATCATAGAAGAATTGGAAGAAACCAAACGAGGCTTGTATAGCGGAGCCGTTGGTTATTTTACGCCAGATGGCAATTTCGATTTCAATGTGGTCATTCGCAGTATTTTGTACAATCAAGAAAAAAAATACGCCTCGTTTTCGGTCGGTAGTGCTATAACTTCGCTTTCCATTCCAGAAAAAGAATACGAAGAATGCTTGCTCAAAGCAAAAGCAATGCACGAAGTTTTAGGTTAAATTCATTTGAATTTACTAAATTTGAATATGCGTCAAAAAAAGAACGATGGGGGTAATGATAGTAAAAAAGGGACAAATACTTCAACACGCTGGGGAGCTAAATACAAAAGTTTTCAGTGTTGAAGCCGGTTTATTGAGGAGCTATACTATTGATCAAAAAGGGAAGGAACACATTTTTGCCTTTGCAAATGAAGGTTGGACTATTGCAGACCTTTGCGAAGTAACCGATCCGTGTGAGTTGTTTATTGATGCGTTAGAAGAGTCCACAGTTACTGTTATAGAGAAAGAAGAAAGAAAAAAACAAGTTGACATTAATACTGTGGTCAATCGTGTCTTTGTCTTACAAAAAAGGGTCATTATGTTGATGAGTGCTTCTGCTATTGAACGTTATGAGCATTTTGTAAAAATATACCCAAATATTGTTCAAAGAGTGCCACAAAAAATGATAGCCTCTTATTTAGGAATAACTCCAGAAGCTTTAAGCAGAGTTAGAAAAGAGCAAACCAAAGCAAAGTAATATCCCCAATTCATTTCTTAACCTACATCAATGCACATCTTCTCAAAAGGGTTCATTTTTGCATTATCAATTTCGATAATTTTTTAATGCGTTAAGAAAATGAATATACAAAATAAGGCCCCAGTGTTTACAGAGGCAAATAGATACCATCTATCAAAATCAGCCTTTACTGCCCTTAACGGTATTAGGGGCAATTCTCAGTAGCAATCTTTAATAAAAACAAATATGGACTTAACCAATCAAACCGATATGGAAACATTTAAAGGCTTAAAATTGAAAGACAATAAGGCTTATGAAATCTTGTACAAGTTTTATTATCCATCGGTTAGGAACTTTATTTTAAAAAATAATGGCAATGAGGATGATGCCAAAGATATTTTTCAAGAAACAATTATCGTTTTATTAGAAAAAGTACCTAAAGATGACTTCAATTTAACTTCTTCTTTAAAAACATTCATCTTCGCTATAAGCAGCAATCTTTGGTTAAAGCGATTAAGAGATTGTAATAAAATGGTCAAATCAGAAGTTGGGATTTATGAGAAGTACTTAATTGACTACGAAGAAGCCGAAGAGGAAATCCATCAAGCGAATTCCAACAAAGTTGTTTCTCTATTTAAGGCTGTAACCAATAAGTGTATCGTACTTTTGAGAGCTATTTTTTATGATGATAAGGATATCGATAGCATCACCAAAGAGTTTGGCTACACCAACAAACACAATGCACAAAACCAAAAATACAAGTGTTTAGAGCAGGCTAGAAAAGGAGTTGAAAACCTAAACTAAATACCTAAACTAAACTCGTTGGGTGAAATTATTAAATTTTTAGAAATAGTAAAATTGAAACGCATAGAATCATAGAAAAAAGAGTTGGATAGCCCAGTTCTTGGGTTCACATAGCTATGATTTACTAAAATCAAGCGAAGCGTCTTAATAAAATTAACCCGTTGGGTGTAATTAAATTGTTTGATTCTTAATATTATTTATTGGTCTATCAAAAATAAATTTATTGATGAATTGAACCAATGTTAATGCCGTTATTTTTGCTAAAATCCGTGTTTTAAATCCTTCAAAAGATTTAGCATAATTGTTTCTAATTTTGAACTGGTCACACAATTGTGAAAATAATGTTTCAATTCTTTTTCTTGATTTTCTAAAGACATAAGGTTGAGGCGTATAGTCTTTTTGATTTGTTCTTTTTGGCGTTTCCAATTTGATATTTACTGTTTGAAATAAATCTAACTGAATTGATTCAGATAAATATCCTCTATCGCCAAGAACCACACAATCAGACATTTGTTCTTTTATATTTTTTAAAAAATTGACATCGTGAACTTCAGCTTTTGTAATATCTAATGAATGAAAAACACCATTTATTGAACAAACACCGTGAAGTTTATAACCATAAAACCAATTGTTTTGTGAGGCACAAAATCCTTTAGACGGAGCAGTTTCAAAATCTTTTTTACAGATTTTAATTCTGTTATGACGAGCAAATTTGCATATCTCCAATGGCATACTATCAACAATAAAATAATTTTCAAATTCTAAAAAATGAGAAGCAAGTTTTACTCTAACTTCCTCTAAAAAGAAAAATAATTTTCTCCTTCTTTTATTGAACTGACTTCGGTCAATTAAGTTAGGAATTTGTTGTTTATTTATCTCTTTAAATAAAGAATTTTCACTGTCAATTGACATAAATTCCGCAGTTAAACTCAATGCAACTATCTCTAAATCAGACATTTTTTGTTTTCTTCCGACGCCAGACTTAAATTCTAATTCACAATTTAAAGAACTTATAACTTCTAAAACTCTTAAATATTTTTTTACTATATTTGACATAAATATTGGTTTGTTTGGCGACTTCAAGATACTGAATTTCAGTATCTTGACCAATATTTATTCAATTTATTTTACTTCAAATAATTACACCCAACGGGTTAAAATTAATAAAAAACTATGATTCTATGTGTTTAAAAAAAATTAAATTGAATTACACCCAACGGGTTAAACTAAGAATTTAAGAAAGCGAACTAATTTCAAATAGTTCGCTTTTTTTAGTTGTAATTGGGTGATTAAATGAGGTGTATTGGTATTAACTAGTTAAAGTTATTTCACACACAATTCAATCCTTATTTAAAATAGTACGAATCATATAACAAAAAAAAATGAAAAAAATTGCAGAAAATGTATTTCAAATACCACTAATGCCGAGAAATAGTATCAATTGTTATGTAATTGACGATATCCTAATAGATTCAGGTATTAGAAGCTCGGGAAACAAAATTTTAAACGCAATTAAAAACATTGAAATAACCAAACATGTGCTGACTCATGCTCATGCTGACCATCAAGGCAGCAGTGATTTTATTTGCAAGACTTTAAACATTCCTCTTTGGACATCTGAACTTGAAAAGGAGAATGCAGAATCAGGAAAAGTTATTTATGAATACCCGAATAGCAATGGTTTGATAGCAAAGTTTCAACAGAATTATTGGGCAGGTAAAGGCCATAAAGTATCCCAAGTACTTAAAGAGGGTGACGCTGTTGGAAGTTTCACTGTTGTTAATACTCCCGGGCATTCTAAAGGACATATTTCTTTTTTTAGAGAACGGGATAAAGTTTTAATTGTGGGGGATGCTCTTGTAAATATGAATTTAGTGACCACTGCAGTTGGACTTAATCAACCACCAAATTTATTTACTACAGATAAAAAAATGAACATGGAATCTATAAAAAGAATAGTTGACTTAAAACCAAAAATTCTTTGTTTTGGTCACGGACCGGTTTTGTTTGATAATGGGGAATTAGAGCAATTCGTGAGTCTAATGAACAATATACAGCAAACCATAGTCACAGAAAAGCGAACTAATTTCAAATAGTTCGCTTTTTTTATTTCCAATTGGGTGATAAAATGAAGGTATGGGTATTAACTAGTATAAAAACAATTTAAATAATTAAACAATGAAAAAATTAAGAGTATTTATGGTAGCTTTAGTAGTAGGAACAAGTTTTGGAAGTATTGCCCAAACGATTCCACATTTGGAAAATCCAAAATTGATTGCAGTAGTAAACAGAGCAAATTGGTGTGCTGTATGTAAGGCAAATGCGGCAAGATTTGGGGCGAATATTATGCCGTATGCAGCAAAAGGGGTTAACATTTACTTGAATGACCTTACCAATGAAGCGACAAAAGAAGTTTCTAAAAAAGAATTAGAAAAAGCCAATGCCTATGTTGCTGTTTCTACAATTCCTAGAAAAGGAATGGGAAAAATGCTTAAAGCCTGTGGATTAACAAGCGACAAAAAACAAACACAAGATGTGTCGGGTATTGTCACTTTTATAAATCCTAAAACGCACAAACAAGTAAAACAGTTGAGTATTGCAGAATCTGATGAGGTAATGACAGCAACTATTAATTCCCTTTTAATTCAATAATTATGAAAAAGAAAACAAAAATGATTCTTACAATTGTGTCTTTTACTATGATGGCAATTTGTACCTACTACTTTTTCGGATAACAATTAGCAATCAAGATGAAAGAGTCAATTAATATTTGGGGGATTAAAGAATTTGAAGGCGACGGAAAAAGTTGTCCTATGGTACCAAAAAACTTGCCTTTTCATAAAAAGTTCGTTCTATTTTTCTTTCGCTTCGGTATTTGTCCGGTTTGTGTCACGATGAGCTTGGGATACAATCTCAATAAAGCATTAAGAAAAATTGCAAACTAAAAATTAGAAAAACTTGTATTAAATGATGTGCTTGAAATTGACTTTGTCTTCAAGCACATTTTTTAATTTTGCCAAACAAAAATAAATAGAAATAAACTTTATCATTATAATCAAGATCATGGACGAATAGTTTTTTATAAATGAAGTTCCGAAATATATATAGTTTTGTGATAAGTGCAGGTGAAACTTCGCTTTGCATTCCAGAAAAGGAATACGAAGAATGATTGCTAAAACCTAAAACATTGCCGAAATTTTTGCAATATTTACTTTTTTATAATTCTAAATTGAGTATAAAAGTGGGTTCTTATCATTTTTTGATATTATATCTTTATTTTTGACCAATGAAAAATGCTCTCCAAAATCATCTCGCTCAAAATTTCCCTTTTTTAATTGGAAAAAAACTGCTTTTGGCTACCAGTGGTGGTCTAGATAGTATGGTAATGGTCGATTTATTTCGGAATTTGTCTTTCGAAATAGCAATCGCGCATTGCAATTTTCAACTTCGTGGCTTAGAAAGTTTTGGGGACCAAAATTTTGTTCAAAATTATGCAGAAGCTAATGATGTTACATTATTTTTGACTCAGTTTGACACCGAGGCTTTCGCCAATGATTATAAACTTTCGACTCAAGTGGCTGCGCGTGAATTGCGTTATAGTTGGTTTTACGAGTTATTGCAAACAGAAAATTACGACTACATTCTAACTGCGCATCACGCAGATGATAATTTAGAAACCGTTCTTATCCATCTGATTCGTGGAACGGGTTTGGATGGGTTGACTGGAATTCCGCCGAAAAATGACAAAGTGATTCGGCCATTATTAGCATTTTCCAGATCGGAAATTGAACAATATGCTAACGATAATACAATTGAATGGCGCGAAGATAGCAGCAATGCTTCTGATAAATACTTGCGGAATAAAATCAGACATAATTTGGCTCCCATTTTGAAGGATTTGAATCCCGATTTTCTTACTTCTTTTCAGAAAACACAAACCTATTTGCAAGAAGCTAAAGCTATGGTCGATGACGCTTCGTTTTTGGTGTACCAAGAAGTTGCAAAGGAAAAAGGAACCGACGTTTACTTTGATTTGAATCAGTTGAGGAAGTTACCCAATTATAAATCCTATTTGTACCATTGGTTCAACGGTTTTGGTTTTTCGGCTTGGGAAGATATTTACGATTTGGTTGATGCCCAATCGGGTAAGCAAGTTTTTTCGGAGGAATTTAGGTTGTTGAAAAACAGAGATTTTCTCATTTTGAGTCCGATTCCTTCAGGTGACGATGAAGATGTTTATTTTATTAATAAAAATCAAAAAGAAATTAAAATTCCCTTAAAGTTATCATTTAGCAAGGAATCTGTGATAAGTTTGTTACAAAATACCGCTATTTTTGTCGATGAAGATAAGATATGGTATCCATTGGTCTTACGTCGTTGGAAAGAGGGTGATGTTTTTCAGCCCCTGGGAATGGATGGGAAATCTAAAAAAGTGAGTAAATTTTTCAAAGATGAAAAATTATCCTTGATTGAAAAAGAAAATACGTGGATTTTGTGTTCTGACAATCAAATTGTGTGGATCGTAGGAAAGCGTCAAGATGAGCGTTTTAAAATTAAAAATACAACCAAAAATATACTTAAAATACAATTGAAATAATGAGAAAAATTAGTGTTACATTTTTTGCTTTACTCGCATTCGTTTTAGGCAACGCTCAAATACTAGATCCCGTAAAATGGACCACAAAAATTGAAAAGAAATCTGAAACCAATTATATACTGACGTTTAACGGTATTATCGAAAACGAATGGCATATGTACTCTCAGTTTACTCCTGATGGAGGACCGTTGCCATTGGAAATCACTTTCAAAAATCAAAAAGGGAATTACAATTTGATTGGCAAAGCCAAAGAGGGAAAAACCACTACCGCTTACAATGACGTTTTTGAAGTAAATGAAACTTTTTTTGTCAAAAATGCGCAAATACAACAGGAAATTACTTTAATAAACTCCAATACCAAGACGATAGAAGTTGAATTCAATTATCAGGTTTGCAAACAATCGTGCATTAATATAGAGAAAAAATTCAGTTTTGTAGTGCACTCAACTGCTAGTTCCTCTTCGCCAGTTGTTTCTTCGGATCCAATAACCAAAACTACCGCCGAGAATGATACAATAAAAGAAGCTTCTTTAGAGCCCAGTTTGGGTCCCAGTAATTCGATGGTTGCCAAGCCGGAACAGCCGATTTCTTCTGGTAATCAACCGGAATCACAAAAAGGACTTTGGTCAATTTTCTTGATTGCTTTTTTATCTGGTTTTGCCGCACTACTGACGCCTTGTGTTTTTCCAATGATTCCAATGACGGTAAGTTTTTTTACAAAACAAAGTAAAACGAGAGCACAAGGGATTAAAAACGCGATCATTTATGGAATTGCCATAATCTTGATTTATGTTATTTTAGGATTGATTGTGACTTGGATTTTTGGTGCCGATGCTTTGAATGCTTTATCGACCAATGTCTGGTTCAATCTTATTTTCTTCCTTTTATTAGTTGTTTTTGCGGTTTCATTTTTGGGTGCATTCGAAATTATGCTACCCAATTCTTGGGCGAATAAAGTCGATAGCCAAGCCGATAGAGGAGGGATGATTGGGATTTTATTCATGGCGCTAGCATTAGCCATCGTTTCCTTTTCTTGTACTGGGCCTATCGTTGGAACGCTATTAGTCGAAGCAGCTTCCAAGGGAGGAATTGCTCCGGTAATTGGAATGTTTGGATTTTCGTTGGCACTTGCCTTACCCTTCATGCTGTTCGCAATGTTTCCAGGTTGGTTGCATTCATTGCCCAAATCGGGCGGATGGCTCAACACGGTCAAAGTGGTTTTAGGATTTCTAGAATTGGCTTTGGCTTTTAAATTTTTATCCAATGCCGATTTGGTTTTGCAATTGCATTTGTTAGAAAGAGAAGTATTCTTGGCAATTTGGATTGCAATTTTTGGAACATTGGCACTGTATTTATTCGGAAAAATTTCATTGCCTCACGATAGTCCAATGTCACATATTTCAGTGGGAAGATTGTCTTTGGGCTTAGTGGTTTTATCCTTCACGATTTATATGATTCCCGGACTTTGGGGAGCACCACTGAAATTAATTAATGCTTTTCCACCACCAATGGAATATAGCGAAAGTCCACTAGGATTTGGCAGTTCAGGAAATAATCCTGCAGCCACAGTTTTACCAGAGGGAGCTAAATTAGGCCCCCATCAAATTGTAGTTTTCGATGATTATGAGAAAGGATTGGCGTATGCCAAAACAGTAAATAAACCTATAATGCTAGATTTTACCGGTTTTGCCTGTGTTAACTGTAGAAAAATGGAAAATAATGTTTGGTCGGATGAAAGTGTTTTATCTATTTTGAAAAATGATATCGTTTTAATTTCATTAT is part of the Flavobacterium nackdongense genome and encodes:
- a CDS encoding anthranilate synthase component I family protein — its product is MRTSIIKQIANPTQFKQQLLTWAQQFREVVFLDSNDYPQKHSSYDCILAVDAFTSIKTDYHNAFEDLKQYQQVTKDWIFGYLSYDLKNDVEVLHSNNFDGLDFPDLFFFQPKKLVALKGNQLEIQYLNICDDEVEEDLIAIIETQHPTPNTQHPTTIIQRISKENYLDKVSNLLEHIHRGDIYEANFCMEFFAENAEINPLEKYFKLNAISKSPQAVFLKNNKQFLLCASPERYIKKEGDLIISQPIKGTAKRFRDPIEDEKSKYSLASDPKERAENIMVTDLVRNDMSRTAQKGSVAVEELCGIYSFEQVHQMISTVISKLDSSYTAVDVLKTTFPMGSMTGTPKVSVLKIIEELEETKRGLYSGAVGYFTPDGNFDFNVVIRSILYNQEKKYASFSVGSAITSLSIPEKEYEECLLKAKAMHEVLG
- the lpdA gene encoding dihydrolipoyl dehydrogenase produces the protein MSSFDVVIIGSGPGGYVSAIRCAQLGFKTAIIEKYSTLGGTCLNVGCIPSKALLASSHHYSEIAHFADHGIEVSGEVKVNLEKMIARKQAVVDQTSGGVKFLMDKNNITVLEGLGSFVDATHVAVTKADGTSETVEAKNIIIATGSKPSSLPFIKIDKERIITSTEALKLKEVPKHLVIIGGGVIGIELGQVYLRLGAQVSVVEFMDRIIPGMDAALSKELTKVLKKQGMKFYVSHKVKSVERKGDNVTVQAENAKGETITLEGDYSLVSVGRRPYTDGLNADKAGVKISDRGMVEVNDHLQTNIPNIYAIGDVVRGAMLAHKAEEEGTMIAEILAGQKPHINYNLIPGVVYTWPEVAAVGQTEEQLKASGVEFKSGSFPFKALGRARAGGDLDGFVKILADAKTDEVLGVHMIGARCADLIAEAVTAMEFKASAEDISRMSHAHPTFAEAIKEAALAATDNRALHV
- a CDS encoding RNA polymerase sigma factor, with protein sequence MDLTNQTDMETFKGLKLKDNKAYEILYKFYYPSVRNFILKNNGNEDDAKDIFQETIIVLLEKVPKDDFNLTSSLKTFIFAISSNLWLKRLRDCNKMVKSEVGIYEKYLIDYEEAEEEIHQANSNKVVSLFKAVTNKCIVLLRAIFYDDKDIDSITKEFGYTNKHNAQNQKYKCLEQARKGVENLN
- a CDS encoding MBL fold metallo-hydrolase, with the translated sequence MKKIAENVFQIPLMPRNSINCYVIDDILIDSGIRSSGNKILNAIKNIEITKHVLTHAHADHQGSSDFICKTLNIPLWTSELEKENAESGKVIYEYPNSNGLIAKFQQNYWAGKGHKVSQVLKEGDAVGSFTVVNTPGHSKGHISFFRERDKVLIVGDALVNMNLVTTAVGLNQPPNLFTTDKKMNMESIKRIVDLKPKILCFGHGPVLFDNGELEQFVSLMNNIQQTIVTEKRTNFK
- the tilS gene encoding tRNA lysidine(34) synthetase TilS, producing the protein MKNALQNHLAQNFPFLIGKKLLLATSGGLDSMVMVDLFRNLSFEIAIAHCNFQLRGLESFGDQNFVQNYAEANDVTLFLTQFDTEAFANDYKLSTQVAARELRYSWFYELLQTENYDYILTAHHADDNLETVLIHLIRGTGLDGLTGIPPKNDKVIRPLLAFSRSEIEQYANDNTIEWREDSSNASDKYLRNKIRHNLAPILKDLNPDFLTSFQKTQTYLQEAKAMVDDASFLVYQEVAKEKGTDVYFDLNQLRKLPNYKSYLYHWFNGFGFSAWEDIYDLVDAQSGKQVFSEEFRLLKNRDFLILSPIPSGDDEDVYFINKNQKEIKIPLKLSFSKESVISLLQNTAIFVDEDKIWYPLVLRRWKEGDVFQPLGMDGKSKKVSKFFKDEKLSLIEKENTWILCSDNQIVWIVGKRQDERFKIKNTTKNILKIQLK
- a CDS encoding DoxX family protein; translated protein: MKIATIIIRTLIGLLLLFASIGFFLKLMPEPTTTGDFKAFQIGLVASTYLMPLAKSIELLCGLSFVTGKYVTLANILILPITVNILFINFFLTPEGIPIALFMFIGNIFLIYRHWDNYKSLFAA
- a CDS encoding IS982 family transposase; its protein translation is MSNIVKKYLRVLEVISSLNCELEFKSGVGRKQKMSDLEIVALSLTAEFMSIDSENSLFKEINKQQIPNLIDRSQFNKRRRKLFFFLEEVRVKLASHFLEFENYFIVDSMPLEICKFARHNRIKICKKDFETAPSKGFCASQNNWFYGYKLHGVCSINGVFHSLDITKAEVHDVNFLKNIKEQMSDCVVLGDRGYLSESIQLDLFQTVNIKLETPKRTNQKDYTPQPYVFRKSRKRIETLFSQLCDQFKIRNNYAKSFEGFKTRILAKITALTLVQFINKFIFDRPINNIKNQTI
- a CDS encoding protein-disulfide reductase DsbD family protein, whose protein sequence is MRKISVTFFALLAFVLGNAQILDPVKWTTKIEKKSETNYILTFNGIIENEWHMYSQFTPDGGPLPLEITFKNQKGNYNLIGKAKEGKTTTAYNDVFEVNETFFVKNAQIQQEITLINSNTKTIEVEFNYQVCKQSCINIEKKFSFVVHSTASSSSPVVSSDPITKTTAENDTIKEASLEPSLGPSNSMVAKPEQPISSGNQPESQKGLWSIFLIAFLSGFAALLTPCVFPMIPMTVSFFTKQSKTRAQGIKNAIIYGIAIILIYVILGLIVTWIFGADALNALSTNVWFNLIFFLLLVVFAVSFLGAFEIMLPNSWANKVDSQADRGGMIGILFMALALAIVSFSCTGPIVGTLLVEAASKGGIAPVIGMFGFSLALALPFMLFAMFPGWLHSLPKSGGWLNTVKVVLGFLELALAFKFLSNADLVLQLHLLEREVFLAIWIAIFGTLALYLFGKISLPHDSPMSHISVGRLSLGLVVLSFTIYMIPGLWGAPLKLINAFPPPMEYSESPLGFGSSGNNPAATVLPEGAKLGPHQIVVFDDYEKGLAYAKTVNKPIMLDFTGFACVNCRKMENNVWSDESVLSILKNDIVLISLYVDDKRELPQNEHFISKTTGSEIETIGDKWTDFMISKYKTNTQPLYVLTDLEGNNLNQSTPTISYVSVEEYETWLKTGISQFKK
- a CDS encoding Crp/Fnr family transcriptional regulator; translation: MIVKKGQILQHAGELNTKVFSVEAGLLRSYTIDQKGKEHIFAFANEGWTIADLCEVTDPCELFIDALEESTVTVIEKEERKKQVDINTVVNRVFVLQKRVIMLMSASAIERYEHFVKIYPNIVQRVPQKMIASYLGITPEALSRVRKEQTKAK